In Carya illinoinensis cultivar Pawnee chromosome 9, C.illinoinensisPawnee_v1, whole genome shotgun sequence, the following are encoded in one genomic region:
- the LOC122275063 gene encoding DEAD-box ATP-dependent RNA helicase 38, whose translation MADATSDATKSLPENKPPNLESKRWADEVDDPPEESSASSISGDKAASELKVEALTINDEESKINKFLDEPQDSNITAVTTGDTPYTSAASFEDLSLTPELLKGLYVEMKFQKPSKIQAISLPMILTPPYKDLIAQAHNGSGKTTCFVLGMLSRIDPNLKAPQALCVCPTRELAIQNLEVLRKMGTYTGISSECAIPMDSKNYVPIAKQPPVSAQVVIGTPGTIKKWMSNRKLGVGNVRILVFDEADHMLAEDGFKDDSLRIKKDIERASSHCQVLLFSATFNETVKNFVSRIVKDYNQLFVKKEDLSLESVKQYKVHCPDERAKTLVIKDRIFELGENLGQTIIFVRTRHSAGILHKALVDLGYAVTTIQGAVSPEDRDKIVQEFKNNLTKVLISTDLLARGFDQQQVNLVINYDLPVKHETPSEPDYEVYLHRIGRAGRFGRKGAVFNLLCGDRDEMLMSKIEHYFGSQVTQVERWDSEEEFKNALKAAGLL comes from the exons ATGGCCGACGCCACCTCCGATGCGACAAAATCGCTTCCTGAGAACAAACCTCCAAACTTGGAATCGAAGCGATGGGCCGATGAAGTGGACGATCCTCCAGAGGAATCGAGCGCTTCTTCGATTTCCGGGGACAAAGCCGCTTCGGAGCTCAAGGTAGAGGCATTGACCATAAACGATGAAGAAAGCAAGATCAACAAGTTCCTCGATGAACCCCAAGACTCCAACATCACCGCG GTTACTACGGGTGATACACCCTACACATCTGCAGCTTCTTTTGAGGATTTGAGTTTGACACCAGAGCTGTTGAAGGGCTTGTACGTGGAGATGAAATTTCAGAAGCCTAGTAAAATCCAAGCGATCAGCTTGCCAATGATTTTAACTCCTCCGTACAAAGATTTGATAGCTCAAGCACATAATGGCTCTGGTAAGACTACTTGTTTTGTGCTTGGGATGTTGAGTCGCATTGATCCGAATCTGAAGGCTCCTCAGGCACTTTGTGTCTGTCCTACTAGAGAGTTGGCTATTCAG AATTTGGAAGTTCTTAGGAAGATGGGGACGTACACAGGTATAAGTTCGGAGTGTGCCATTCCAATGGACAGCAAAAATTATGTGCCAATAGCAAAACAACCACCTGTATCAGCACAAGTAGTCATTGGAACTCCTGGTACAATCAAGAAGTGGATGTCGAATAGAAAATTGGGCGTTGGCAATGTCAGGATTCTTGTTTTTGATGAAGCTGATCACATGCTAGCTGAG GATGGATTTAAAGATGATTCCTTGAGAATAAAGAAGGATATTGAAAGAGCCAGTTCTCACTGCCAG GTTCTTCTGTTTTCTGCCACATTTAATGAAACCGTAAAAAATTTCGTATCAAGGATTGTCAAAGATTACAATCAACTTTTTGTCAAGAAAGAAGATCTATCTTTAGAGTCTGTAAAGCAGTACAAGGTGCATTGTCCGGACGAACGTGCCAAGACTCTAGTAATTAAGGACAGAATATTCGAATTGGGAGAGAACTTGGGGCAGACAATAATATTTGTACGCACGAGACATAGTGCCGGCATACTGCATAAGGCACTTGTTGACCTTGGTTATGCAGTTACTACCATTCAAGGTGCTGTCAGTCCAGAAGACAGAGACAAGATAGTTCAAGAGTTCAAGAATAACCTAACTAAAGTTCTTATATCAACTGACCTTCTTGCCCGAGGCTTTGACCAGCAACAG GTTAATCTGGTTATCAACTATGATCTTCCGGTGAAACATGAAACGCCATCAGAACCAGATTATGAGGTGTACTTGCATAGGATTGGTAGGGCAGGGAGATTTGGCCGCAAGG
- the LOC122275874 gene encoding receptor kinase-like protein Xa21 produces MDALTDPFPFDLFNVYSLVMIALSENHMSGALPMDLCSNYPDLQQVYLSGNKAKTIEHMDLSRNQITGNIPSIIGAFESLRYLDLSNNSFQGAISKSLGDLKGLDVLNLSYNNPSGPIPKSFEALSFLRINIMLDVALALDYLPNGQSDPVVHYDLKPSNILLGEEMVARVGDFGIAKILAQHVDAAQTRTLGTLGYIAPGKVSIKADVYSYGIILLEMITMKKPTDDMFAEELILKKWVNASFPIKMTEVVDDGLLKIEGGRDTIALQSIFSSLVELGLRCSEELPNERMISKMWLSSLTKSN; encoded by the exons atGGATGCTCTCACTGATCCATTTCCTTTTGACCTATTTAATGTATATTCTCTAGTCATGATTGCTCTTTCAGAAAATCACATGTCAGGAGCTCTACCCATGGATCTTTGCAGCAACTATCCTGATCTTCAACAAGTTTATCTCTCAGGAAACAAA GCAAAGACTATTGAACATATGGATTTATCACGAAACCAGATTACTGGTAACATTCCAAGCATCATTGGAGCATTCGAAAGCTTGCGATATCTTGACTTGTCGAATAATTCATTTCAAGGAGCCATTTCAAAATCTCTTGGAGACTTGAAAGGTTTAGATGTCTTAAATCTCTCCTATAATAATCCCTCCGGACCAATTCCCAAGTCCTTTGAGGCACTTTCATTTCTTAG aataaaCATTATGCTCGATGTTGCATTGGCATTGGACTACCTTCCCAACGGTCAATCAGACCCTGTGGTGCACTATGATTTGAAGCCTAGTAATATCCTTTTGGGGGAGGAGATGGTTGCACGTGtaggtgactttggcattgcaAAGATTCTAGCCCAACACGTAGACGCAGCACAAACAAGAACTCTTGGTACGCTTGGCTATATTGCACCAG GAAAAGTGTCCATCAAAGCCGATGTTTATAGTTATGGCATAATATTGTTAGAGATGATCACAATGAAGAAACCCACGGATGACATGTTTGCTGaagaattgattttgaagaagtgGGTAAATGCATCATTTCCAATCAAAATGACAGAAGTTGTGGATGATGGTTTGTTAAAGATAGAAGGAGGAAGAGACACGATTGCCTTGCAAAGCATATTTTCGTCTCTCGTGGAATTGGGCTTGAGGTGTTCTGAAGAGTTACCAAATGAAAGAATGATATCAAAGATGTGGTTATCAAGCTTAACAAAATCAAATTGA
- the LOC122277834 gene encoding aspartic proteinase 36 yields MRGSIFPLISVFAVVLVPVVFCVLSPSLLFLERTFPLSHRLELDHLLARDRARHARILQSFVGGVVDFSVQGSSDPYVVGLYFTKVKLGTPPKEFNVQIDTGSDILWVTCNSCSDCPQSSGLGVQLNLFDAASSSTARLVPCSDPMCTSALQTSSTQCSQSNQCSYSFQYGDGSGTSGSYVSDALYFDMVLGQSYIVNSSATVVFGCSTYQSGDLTKTDKAVDGIFGFGPGDLSIISQLSSRGITPKVFSHCLKGDGNGGGILVLGEILEPGIVYSPLVPLQSHYNLYLQSIAVNGQQLPIDPAAFLTSNNRGTIVDSGTTLAYLVAEAYDPFVSSITAIVQQSAPPIVNKGSQCYQVPTSISEIFPPVSLNFAGSASMVLKPEEYLLHLGFTNGVATWCIGFQRAQEGVTILGDLVLKDKIIVYDLARQRIGWANYDCSLSVNVSVTSGKEFLNAGQLSTSNSSRDMLFELLPLGIMGVLLHMLVLKQLEFL; encoded by the exons ATGCGGGGCTCTATCTTCCCTCTGATTTCGGTCTTTGCCGTCGTGTTGGTCCCCGTCGTCTTCTGCGTCCTCTCCCCCAGCCTCCTCTTTCTCGAGAGGACCTTCCCTCTGTCTCACCGGCTTGAGCTCGACCACCTCTTAGCCCGGGACCGAGCCAGGCACGCCCGAATCTTGCAAAGCTTCGTGGGAGGCGTCGTCGACTTCTCTGTCCAAGGCTCCTCCGATCCTTACGTTGTCGG GCTTTATTTCACAAAAGTTAAATTGGGCACTCCTCCAAAAGAATTTAATGTACAGATTGATACTGGAAGTGATATCTTGTGGGTTACGTGCAACTCCTGCAGTGATTGCCCCCAATCTAGTGGGCTTGGG GTTCAGCTCAATTTATTTGATGCTGCCAGTTCATCAACTGCTCGGCTGGTCCCCTGCTCAGATCCAATGTGCACTTCTGCATTGCAAACTTCATCGACTCAATGCTCTCAGAGTAATCAGTGCAGTTACTCTTTTCAATATGGAGATGGAAGTGGGACATCTGGTTCTTATGTGTCTGATGCGCTGTATTTTGACATGGTTCTTGGGCAGTCTTACATTGTTAACTCATCCGCAACAGTTGTTTTTGG GTGTAGCACCTATCAGTCTGGGGACTTGACTAAGACGGATAAAGCAGTTGATgggatttttggttttggaccAGGTGATCTTTCCATTATTTCACAATTGTCGTCTCGTGGCATAACACCCAAAGTGTTCTCCCATTGCTTGAAAGGAGATGGCAATGGCGGGGGTATTTTGGTTCTTGGGGAGATTTTGGAGCCAGGCATTGTTTACAGTCCACTTGTCCCATTACA GtctcattataatttatatctgCAAAGCATTGCTGTCAATGGGCAACAGTTGCCGATTGATCCTGCTGCTTTTTTAACATCAAACAACCGAGGAACCATTGTCGATTCTGGAACAACTTTGGCATACCTTGTGGCAGAAGCATATGATCCTTTTGTTAGTTCT ATAACTGCAATTGTTCAACAATCTGCTCCCCCCATTGTTAATAAAGGAAGTCAGTGTTACCAAGTCCCCACCAG TATATCTGAGATATTTCCTCCGGTTAGTTTAAACTTTGCGGGCAGTGCATCCATGGTGTTAAAACCAGAAGAGTACCTCTTACATCTTGGTTTTACT AATGGTGTTGCGACATGGTGCATTGGTTTTCAGAGGGCTCAGGAAGGGGTAACGATATTAGGAG ATCTTGTTCTTAAAGATAAGATCATTGTGTATGATCTAGCTCGTCAACGAATTGGATGGGCTAACTACGATT GTTCATTGTCCGTAAATGTCTCGGTAACTTCTGGCAAGGAGTTTCTGAATGCAGGACAGCTGAGCACGAGCAATTCGTCAAGAGATATGCTCTTTGAACTGCTTCCTTTGGGCATCATGGGTGTCCTATTGCACATGTTAGTGTTGAAGCAGTTggaatttttgtaa